Proteins encoded within one genomic window of Lactococcus garvieae:
- a CDS encoding PTS sugar transporter subunit IIB, translating into MADKIIALACAAGMSTSLLVSKMQKAAADKGMDYEIFAKSTADIDNMLAGNPKPDVLLLGPQVGFMKTEVQKKAQAVDVPMDVIKMQDYGMMRGDKVLEAAEALMK; encoded by the coding sequence ATGGCTGATAAAATAATCGCTTTAGCTTGTGCAGCAGGCATGTCAACATCACTTTTAGTTTCAAAAATGCAAAAGGCAGCTGCAGACAAAGGAATGGACTACGAAATTTTTGCAAAATCAACAGCAGATATTGACAACATGCTTGCTGGTAATCCTAAACCAGACGTCCTTCTCCTAGGACCTCAAGTTGGTTTCATGAAGACAGAAGTACAAAAGAAAGCCCAAGCTGTTGATGTACCTATGGATGTGATTAAAATGCAAGATTATGGCATGATGCGTGGGGACAAAGTTCTAGAAGCAGCCGAAGCGTTAATGAAGTAA
- a CDS encoding PTS lactose/cellobiose transporter subunit IIA, giving the protein MNEERMEIVMGIIMHGGNAKGLAFQAIQQAKEGDFEAAEKSLQESNQELLQAHDVQTDMLTKEAQGIRTEIDLYMVHAQDHLMNAITFKDLATEIISQEKRLQELEKAAK; this is encoded by the coding sequence ATGAACGAAGAAAGAATGGAAATTGTGATGGGTATCATCATGCACGGTGGAAATGCTAAAGGCTTAGCCTTCCAAGCAATCCAACAAGCAAAAGAAGGAGATTTTGAAGCAGCAGAAAAATCACTTCAGGAGTCTAACCAAGAGTTACTCCAAGCCCATGATGTTCAAACAGATATGCTGACTAAAGAAGCACAAGGGATCCGTACCGAAATTGATCTCTATATGGTGCATGCTCAGGATCATCTGATGAACGCAATTACCTTCAAAGACTTGGCTACGGAAATAATCAGTCAAGAAAAACGTCTTCAAGAGTTAGAAAAAGCAGCAAAATAA
- a CDS encoding ABC transporter ATP-binding protein, which produces MEKEIKANKIKSRDFLKLIAKSKPKYSFFVIGLLSGIIGAILQLIVPKMIQPLISGFAKGIDYGLLGNVVMVYILSALLGAVGASVLGFFGENVVKKLRSTVWNKMVHLPVKYFDEVKTGEIGSRLVNDTTQVKDLLANTVPQTLTSLLLLVGSIFMMFRMDWHMTVAMVVVVPVAMLIIMPLATFGRKFGMQRQDALAGFSGTASEVLSEIRLVKSSNAEEQATQSAEKNISKLYKIGLREAIFDGSMQPIMMLLMMSTIFGLLLYGIHRVAVGAMTMATLMSFLMYLMNMIGSVPTLAMFFTASSKASGATARLNEVLNEEQENLSQGEILDIEGQVLHVENLTFSYDDSEEILKNITFEAKPNSIVAFAGPSGGGKSTIFSILERFYEPTGGQVMMGNQNIENLSLKDWRSQIGFVSQDSAIMAGTIRDNLTYGLEGAYSDTQLWEVLDLAFARGFVENMPEQLNTQVGERGVKISGGQRQRLAIARAFLRNPKILMLDEATASLDSESEAMVQKALDSLMKGRTTLVIAHRLSTIVDADNIYFIEKGEITGAGKHSNLVKTHSLYAQYVQEQLTVAQ; this is translated from the coding sequence ATGGAAAAAGAAATAAAAGCAAATAAAATAAAAAGTAGGGACTTTTTAAAGTTAATAGCAAAAAGTAAACCGAAATATTCTTTCTTTGTGATCGGACTGCTCTCAGGAATCATCGGAGCAATATTGCAACTTATTGTGCCTAAAATGATTCAGCCGCTTATTTCGGGGTTTGCTAAAGGTATTGATTATGGTCTCTTAGGGAATGTCGTAATGGTTTATATTCTGTCTGCTTTGTTAGGTGCAGTGGGTGCTTCCGTTCTTGGTTTTTTTGGTGAGAATGTTGTGAAAAAACTGCGTTCAACAGTTTGGAATAAGATGGTTCACCTACCCGTAAAATATTTTGATGAAGTCAAAACAGGTGAGATCGGTAGCCGTTTGGTAAATGATACGACTCAAGTAAAGGATCTCTTAGCAAATACTGTACCACAAACTCTGACAAGCCTCTTACTACTTGTAGGTTCAATCTTTATGATGTTCCGTATGGACTGGCACATGACAGTTGCTATGGTAGTGGTAGTACCTGTAGCTATGCTGATTATTATGCCTTTAGCCACTTTTGGCCGTAAGTTTGGGATGCAACGTCAAGATGCTTTAGCAGGTTTCTCAGGAACAGCAAGCGAAGTTCTTAGCGAAATCCGCCTCGTAAAATCTTCAAATGCAGAAGAACAAGCTACTCAATCTGCAGAGAAAAATATTAGTAAGCTCTATAAAATAGGTTTAAGAGAAGCAATTTTTGATGGTTCTATGCAGCCTATCATGATGCTTTTGATGATGTCTACCATCTTTGGACTCCTCCTCTATGGTATTCATCGTGTAGCTGTAGGAGCAATGACAATGGCTACCTTGATGAGCTTCTTGATGTATTTGATGAATATGATAGGATCCGTACCTACTCTAGCGATGTTCTTTACAGCTAGCTCAAAAGCTTCTGGAGCCACAGCACGTCTGAATGAAGTCTTAAACGAGGAACAAGAAAATTTGAGCCAAGGCGAAATACTGGATATCGAAGGTCAAGTCCTACATGTTGAAAATCTCACTTTTTCATATGATGATTCAGAAGAAATTCTGAAAAACATTACTTTTGAAGCAAAGCCTAATAGTATCGTTGCCTTTGCAGGCCCTTCAGGTGGAGGGAAATCTACTATTTTCTCAATCCTAGAACGCTTTTATGAACCAACTGGTGGTCAAGTTATGATGGGGAATCAAAACATTGAGAACCTTTCTCTCAAAGACTGGCGAAGTCAGATTGGCTTTGTTTCACAGGATTCTGCAATTATGGCAGGAACAATTCGGGATAACTTGACTTATGGTTTAGAGGGAGCTTATAGTGACACTCAGCTTTGGGAAGTTTTAGATTTGGCATTTGCCAGAGGCTTTGTAGAAAATATGCCTGAACAATTAAATACCCAAGTCGGTGAACGTGGTGTAAAAATATCTGGCGGCCAACGTCAACGCTTGGCGATTGCTCGTGCTTTCTTGCGTAATCCTAAAATTCTCATGCTTGATGAAGCTACAGCCAGCCTTGACTCGGAATCGGAAGCAATGGTTCAAAAAGCTTTGGATAGCTTAATGAAGGGAAGAACAACACTTGTAATTGCTCACCGTTTGTCAACAATAGTTGATGCTGATAACATTTACTTTATTGAAAAAGGAGAAATTACAGGTGCTGGTAAACACAGCAATCTTGTAAAAACGCATTCTCTTTATGCTCAATATGTTCAAGAACAATTGACTGTTGCGCAATAA
- a CDS encoding transglycosylase domain-containing protein — MAKKIILRTLSILFLLILTLGAVGAIGAVYLLDKESDNAHTIELKPSPQAISQSFTITDINGEPLQETSNIYKYIPARLSGKEKNIPELYTKALVAVEDSDFYSRKTKGYSIKGVTNALLSEVLTRLHLANGARGGSTLDQQLAKNIAHGGFNADKSLSRKIVELIDAHSLAERYSRNEILTSYLDTLRLTPDTIGPGAAWNNLFSTPMIASKKTPLYIAQIAYLAGLGQAPTTYVQDFAGAGKERALTVLSVMKSSKIISEQEYKDSVEAVKTKLELKPSYTQGIPHAYQAYIAQVQKELGQLALPRNAKVVVKTYATKAHLDYLETVANHTAPDVSNIPRNELPEGTLTAISVVDTQTGHILALNTNSDNPQLPTSSVRSSGSTIKPLLDYAPALEYGFINENSTLNGNATTYADGTPLMNYGGNNYGPVPVSFALGNSLNSAALQTFDMTNDEQKNSIMQPLGIASLKYNQSQSISYDFSPLQSASAYSAIGNDGVRVTPTAVASVSVNGQELPLAKPESQRAMSSSTARSLVNLMQHVTQPNGSEPLAAQPQWPNAFATKSGLSNFPETATEPARSQGAPDAWMAATSTGVSTAVWVGSPDMSGKYYVQAAPIEQENNMRVYLLNNTIRFMNQGRNVPPFSYSGTAMSHEPLLPELPQLVAPPTAQAIQQAKNFNAVTPSVTPGLEEFYQSHRQDKLLDAGSVYGANEN, encoded by the coding sequence ATGGCTAAAAAAATAATACTGCGTACTCTGTCCATCCTTTTTCTTCTTATCCTAACTTTAGGAGCTGTGGGTGCCATCGGTGCGGTTTACCTTTTAGACAAAGAGTCAGATAATGCTCACACCATTGAGCTCAAGCCCTCACCCCAAGCCATCTCTCAATCTTTTACAATTACAGATATTAATGGCGAACCGCTTCAAGAAACATCCAATATCTACAAGTATATTCCGGCACGGCTTTCAGGTAAAGAGAAAAATATTCCTGAACTTTACACCAAAGCTTTAGTAGCAGTTGAAGACAGTGACTTCTATTCTCGAAAAACTAAAGGTTACTCAATCAAAGGTGTAACAAATGCCCTTTTGTCGGAGGTTCTCACACGTTTGCATCTTGCGAATGGTGCCCGTGGAGGCTCGACGCTTGATCAGCAATTAGCTAAAAACATTGCTCATGGTGGTTTTAATGCCGATAAATCTCTCTCACGCAAAATCGTTGAATTAATCGATGCCCACAGTTTGGCGGAACGCTATTCTCGTAACGAAATTCTGACAAGTTATCTGGATACTTTACGCTTAACACCAGATACTATCGGACCTGGGGCTGCATGGAATAATCTGTTTTCTACTCCAATGATAGCCTCTAAAAAGACGCCTCTCTATATTGCCCAAATCGCTTATCTCGCTGGTCTCGGTCAGGCGCCTACTACCTATGTCCAAGATTTTGCAGGTGCAGGTAAAGAAAGAGCCTTGACTGTCCTTTCCGTTATGAAGTCAAGCAAGATTATCTCAGAGCAAGAATATAAAGACAGCGTTGAGGCTGTCAAAACCAAGCTCGAGCTTAAACCAAGTTATACACAAGGCATCCCCCACGCCTATCAAGCATATATTGCCCAAGTTCAAAAGGAGTTAGGACAACTTGCATTACCACGAAACGCTAAAGTTGTCGTGAAGACTTATGCCACAAAGGCACATCTGGACTACCTCGAAACTGTAGCCAACCATACAGCTCCTGATGTCTCTAATATTCCTCGTAATGAACTTCCTGAAGGAACTTTAACGGCAATTTCTGTGGTGGATACGCAAACAGGACATATCCTTGCATTAAATACAAACTCGGATAATCCTCAGCTTCCTACCTCATCGGTACGCTCTTCTGGTTCAACGATTAAGCCACTCTTAGACTATGCCCCTGCTCTTGAATATGGCTTTATCAATGAAAACAGTACATTGAACGGCAATGCAACGACTTATGCTGATGGAACGCCCTTAATGAACTATGGGGGTAATAATTATGGTCCTGTTCCGGTCAGCTTTGCTCTAGGAAACTCTCTGAACTCTGCTGCTCTGCAAACTTTTGATATGACCAATGACGAGCAAAAAAATAGTATTATGCAACCTCTAGGCATTGCTTCACTTAAATATAATCAGTCTCAGTCGATCAGTTATGACTTCTCTCCTTTACAGTCTGCTTCGGCTTACTCCGCAATCGGTAACGATGGCGTGCGGGTCACTCCAACTGCTGTAGCTTCTGTGAGTGTCAACGGTCAAGAGCTACCACTTGCTAAACCTGAATCACAGCGTGCCATGAGTTCTTCCACCGCTCGCTCTCTCGTCAATCTCATGCAACATGTCACTCAGCCAAATGGCTCAGAGCCCCTAGCTGCACAGCCTCAATGGCCAAATGCTTTTGCAACAAAATCGGGGCTATCGAACTTCCCAGAAACCGCAACAGAGCCTGCCCGCAGTCAAGGTGCTCCTGATGCTTGGATGGCAGCAACATCGACTGGTGTTTCTACTGCTGTTTGGGTGGGAAGCCCTGATATGAGTGGAAAGTACTATGTTCAAGCGGCTCCGATTGAGCAGGAAAATAATATGCGTGTTTATCTTCTCAATAACACGATTCGTTTTATGAATCAAGGACGAAATGTTCCTCCATTCAGCTACTCGGGTACAGCTATGTCCCATGAACCTCTCTTGCCAGAATTGCCCCAATTGGTCGCACCGCCAACTGCGCAAGCTATCCAGCAAGCAAAGAATTTCAATGCCGTTACCCCAAGTGTTACACCTGGACTTGAGGAATTTTATCAGTCCCACCGTCAAGATAAACTTTTAGATGCCGGATCAGTTTATGGTGCTAATGAAAACTAA
- a CDS encoding PASTA domain-containing protein: MKKHIFNKVFILLVVLLSIIILIAGILGRQILFRDYPVFQSMSQKEIVETTNIHPDDNDYIKKLKNNALDIYLSNASSELAENLAANEKLVNAIVKGEMPEEEFSKNNEQLQQAMGASDEQMTQLSQTYENARLSRSIHSLQSEAQKLKAGQIPKFMQHADQLAQQTEKSIKSYIEDNNAVSKTTIAESVQVLNQANSLLNNFTQFVNYTNNYDTVSRLQFDKIATDNTLMADFIPVFNKVSTYLSQKETVEARIKELTDFQNKIVKSEQLEESSVVLPHLIGKTLAEARKTAHSDYKIEVPAQFEDTDKATITKQSPNPSDYSRIMKGQTITVQTQEKEEKSDSDSTEKNDSKDNDNKDKDKDKEKEDK; encoded by the coding sequence ATGAAAAAACATATCTTCAATAAAGTTTTTATTTTATTGGTTGTTCTTTTGAGCATTATCATACTGATTGCTGGGATCCTTGGTCGACAGATTCTCTTCCGTGACTACCCTGTTTTTCAGTCAATGTCTCAGAAAGAAATTGTCGAAACAACAAATATTCACCCTGATGATAATGATTACATCAAAAAATTAAAAAACAATGCTTTAGATATATATCTAAGTAATGCATCGAGTGAGTTAGCGGAAAATTTAGCGGCTAATGAAAAACTTGTAAATGCTATTGTCAAAGGAGAAATGCCTGAAGAAGAATTCTCCAAAAATAATGAGCAACTACAGCAAGCTATGGGAGCAAGTGATGAGCAAATGACTCAACTGTCTCAAACTTATGAAAATGCTCGACTTTCCCGTTCTATTCACTCGCTTCAATCTGAAGCACAAAAATTAAAGGCAGGACAGATTCCTAAATTTATGCAACATGCTGATCAGCTCGCGCAACAAACTGAGAAGAGTATCAAGTCTTACATTGAGGATAATAACGCTGTTTCTAAAACTACCATTGCCGAATCCGTTCAAGTTTTAAACCAGGCAAATTCTCTTCTTAATAATTTTACTCAATTTGTCAATTATACAAACAACTATGATACAGTTAGCCGCCTGCAATTTGATAAAATTGCAACGGATAATACGCTGATGGCCGATTTTATTCCTGTCTTTAACAAAGTCAGTACTTATCTGAGTCAAAAAGAAACCGTGGAAGCGCGTATTAAAGAGTTAACAGATTTCCAAAATAAGATTGTAAAATCGGAGCAGCTGGAAGAATCAAGTGTTGTTTTACCTCATCTTATAGGAAAGACTTTGGCTGAAGCACGTAAAACGGCGCATTCAGACTACAAGATTGAAGTTCCTGCCCAATTTGAAGATACGGATAAAGCAACTATTACTAAACAAAGTCCAAATCCTTCAGACTATAGCCGCATTATGAAAGGTCAAACAATTACCGTTCAGACGCAAGAAAAGGAAGAAAAATCTGACTCAGATTCCACAGAAAAAAATGATTCTAAGGACAATGATAATAAAGATAAAGATAAGGATAAAGAAAAGGAGGATAAGTAA
- the ligA gene encoding NAD-dependent DNA ligase LigA produces MESKIKDLTELLNKYAHEYYTMDMPSVEDAEYDRLYRELETLEQENPHLVRADSPTHRTGDVVLSGFEKYKHEYNLYSLGDAFSREELEEFDERVRKVIPKPEYICELKIDGLSLSLKYTEGKLEVAATRGDGTVGENITENVKRIKDVPLVLKEPIDIVVRGEAYLPRKNFVKLNTERELEGKAPFANPRNAAAGTLRQLDTKEVSKRGLATFLYQEASPATNDTQEEVLEYLEKLGLVVNKERVFAKSIDEVWSFIERVATMRDSLDYDIDGVVVKVNNLDEQEELGFTVKAPRWAIAYKFPAELAETKILSVDWTVGRTGVVTPTANMEPVTLAQTTVSRATLHNVDYIKEKDIRLNDRVMIYKAGDIIPAVQRVLLEKRPEDSVEMDIPKFCPECSSELVHFEDEVALRCINPLCPAQNREKLIHFASRGAMNISGLGQSIVTQLFTNNLVKDVADIYQLQLDQLVALEKIQEKSATKLLAAIEASKQNSAEKLLFGLGIRHVGAKAAKLLMERFGNLRSLSQASLEEISEIPSLGEVIAKAVTTYFATEGAQLLLNELEEAGVNFEYLGLKPKTDSLLSGKTVVLTGKLTSMTRTEAKEKLEALGANVSGSVSKKTALVVAGAEAGSKLVKAQELGIEIWSEEELLNL; encoded by the coding sequence ATCGAGTCAAAGATTAAAGATTTAACGGAGCTATTAAATAAATACGCTCACGAGTACTACACCATGGATATGCCCTCAGTTGAAGATGCGGAGTATGATCGTCTTTATCGGGAACTGGAGACACTGGAACAAGAAAATCCTCATTTGGTAAGAGCCGATTCGCCTACACATCGAACGGGTGATGTTGTCTTGTCTGGCTTTGAAAAATATAAGCATGAATACAATCTCTATAGTCTAGGAGATGCTTTTTCACGTGAAGAACTTGAGGAATTTGACGAGCGTGTGCGGAAAGTTATTCCAAAACCAGAGTATATCTGTGAACTAAAAATAGATGGCCTTTCACTTTCTTTAAAATATACAGAAGGAAAACTTGAAGTAGCTGCTACACGTGGGGATGGAACTGTGGGAGAGAATATTACCGAAAATGTAAAACGCATTAAGGATGTCCCTCTGGTTTTAAAGGAACCCATTGACATTGTAGTTCGTGGGGAGGCCTATCTGCCGCGTAAAAACTTCGTGAAGTTAAATACGGAACGTGAACTGGAAGGAAAAGCTCCGTTTGCTAATCCACGAAATGCCGCTGCAGGTACCTTACGTCAGCTAGATACTAAAGAAGTGAGCAAGCGGGGTTTGGCGACTTTTCTCTATCAAGAAGCAAGCCCTGCAACCAATGATACGCAGGAAGAAGTTTTAGAGTATCTCGAAAAACTCGGTCTTGTTGTGAATAAAGAGCGTGTATTTGCGAAGAGTATTGATGAAGTTTGGAGCTTTATCGAACGTGTAGCCACGATGCGTGATAGCTTAGACTATGACATTGATGGTGTAGTAGTCAAAGTGAATAATCTTGACGAGCAAGAAGAATTAGGGTTTACGGTTAAGGCACCCCGCTGGGCTATCGCTTATAAGTTTCCAGCAGAGCTAGCGGAGACGAAGATTTTATCTGTGGACTGGACAGTTGGACGTACAGGTGTTGTGACTCCCACCGCAAATATGGAGCCCGTAACTTTAGCACAAACGACCGTATCTCGGGCAACTTTGCATAATGTAGATTACATAAAAGAAAAAGATATTCGTCTAAACGACAGGGTGATGATTTATAAAGCTGGGGATATCATACCAGCTGTGCAGCGCGTTTTACTGGAAAAACGGCCCGAAGATTCTGTTGAAATGGATATCCCTAAATTTTGTCCAGAATGTTCTTCTGAGCTTGTGCATTTTGAAGATGAGGTTGCACTCCGCTGTATTAACCCTCTTTGTCCAGCACAAAATCGTGAGAAATTAATCCATTTTGCCAGCCGTGGAGCTATGAATATTTCAGGACTTGGACAATCTATTGTGACCCAACTCTTTACCAATAACTTAGTTAAAGACGTAGCGGATATCTATCAACTTCAACTGGATCAATTGGTCGCTTTGGAGAAAATTCAAGAAAAATCAGCTACAAAATTACTCGCAGCCATTGAGGCCTCCAAACAAAATTCAGCTGAAAAATTACTCTTTGGTTTGGGGATCCGCCATGTTGGTGCTAAAGCTGCTAAGTTACTCATGGAACGCTTTGGAAATCTTCGGAGCTTGTCACAAGCTAGTCTAGAAGAAATTTCTGAAATTCCAAGCTTAGGAGAAGTAATCGCCAAAGCAGTAACCACCTATTTTGCAACTGAAGGAGCTCAACTTCTACTCAATGAGTTAGAGGAAGCTGGGGTAAATTTTGAGTATTTAGGCCTTAAGCCAAAAACTGATAGTCTACTGTCTGGAAAAACAGTTGTTTTAACAGGAAAACTAACATCAATGACACGCACAGAAGCGAAAGAGAAACTAGAAGCTTTGGGAGCAAATGTGTCTGGTTCAGTTTCTAAGAAGACAGCTCTAGTCGTCGCCGGAGCAGAAGCTGGGTCAAAACTAGTTAAAGCACAAGAATTAGGTATTGAGATTTGGTCAGAAGAGGAGTTGCTGAATTTATGA
- a CDS encoding diacylglycerol kinase, whose product MKARLIYNPSSGQEIIKKNVADILNKLESFGYEASAFQTTPEPHSAQEEAARATREGFDLIVAAGGDGTVNEIVSGISPFEKRPKLAIIPTGTTNDFARALKIPRNEPLAAVEMIGKNQTLNIDVGQVNDGEYFINIAAGGSLTELTYSVPSRLKTAFGYLAYLAKGVDLLPQIRKQKVKVTHDEGVFEGEISMFFTALTNSVGGFEKIAPDAKLDDGLFTLILVKTDNIFELLALISMVIKGSHVDDVNIEYLKSSQVKVEPLTDKKMMINVDGEYGGDAPVTFTNLHGHIEIFVNLDEINNDHYLGDEEKLALEVLAQRFAEEAEQLKDADED is encoded by the coding sequence ATGAAAGCAAGATTGATTTACAATCCAAGCAGTGGACAAGAAATAATCAAGAAAAATGTAGCTGATATTTTGAATAAACTGGAAAGTTTCGGCTACGAAGCTTCGGCTTTCCAAACAACACCTGAACCTCACTCAGCTCAAGAAGAAGCAGCTCGTGCTACACGCGAAGGCTTTGACCTGATTGTTGCAGCTGGTGGAGATGGGACAGTTAACGAAATCGTCAGTGGCATTTCTCCTTTTGAAAAAAGACCCAAGCTGGCTATTATACCTACAGGAACAACAAATGACTTTGCGCGTGCCCTTAAAATACCACGCAACGAGCCTTTAGCTGCTGTGGAAATGATTGGTAAAAATCAGACTTTAAACATTGATGTGGGGCAAGTTAATGATGGCGAGTACTTTATCAATATTGCTGCTGGGGGTAGCTTGACAGAGCTAACTTATAGTGTTCCGAGCCGGTTGAAAACAGCCTTCGGTTACCTTGCTTATCTCGCCAAAGGTGTCGATCTCTTACCACAGATTAGAAAACAAAAAGTTAAAGTTACACATGATGAAGGAGTATTTGAAGGCGAGATTTCAATGTTCTTTACTGCATTGACCAACTCGGTTGGAGGATTCGAGAAAATAGCACCCGATGCGAAACTTGATGACGGACTCTTTACTCTTATTTTAGTAAAAACAGATAATATTTTTGAACTGCTTGCTTTAATTTCGATGGTTATTAAAGGGAGTCATGTTGATGATGTTAATATTGAATATCTTAAATCAAGCCAAGTTAAGGTAGAGCCTCTAACAGATAAAAAAATGATGATTAATGTAGATGGAGAGTACGGTGGAGATGCGCCAGTGACTTTTACTAATCTGCATGGTCATATTGAAATTTTTGTAAACCTTGATGAAATTAATAATGACCATTATCTTGGTGATGAAGAGAAGCTTGCTCTTGAAGTACTCGCTCAACGATTTGCTGAAGAAGCAGAACAGCTCAAAGATGCCGATGAAGACTAA